The sequence cttagtgttcatttagcacttccacagttattaactgcgaggtttctaagccaagttaccatttctgcattcgtatatcatgaggctaacacgattatacttttatgcccaaggaagtcgagacaatttccaatccgaaaattgcatagaccggcaccgggaatcgaacccagccaccctcagcatggtcttgctttgtagctgtgcctcttaccgcacggctaaggagggattggatttgtattgtatttgttttttttattcctttatttattttataggcactctgtgttacttaaccgctactgtgccgagatctattgtggtattctgcagccagcatccacacagaatctatttttagatttttccattattcattgttgttgtcgttgctggtccatctcgtcgtgagtccattgtgttcgttttgtccatgtcgtgtatccaatgatcgttgcattgtccggttgccatttatccgggtaacgttggaggaatgcctccgagaagaacaagttgtcagtcgtcatcaggcagctgtgacggtgaggcgtgcaccccaatacggcaccgcataggctgcgcatccggcgactgacgagggttttggtggaggggctgggaatcgaacccatgaccattcgcttgaaaggcgaacgtgtagccaactacgctacgggaccccccttatattgtatttgtattggatttggatttccttttgattggatttagattggttggacttggactggatttagattgaacttggattggatttggatttggattggattgaatttggtttgattgattcAGATTGATTTTTGTTTGGGTTGCATTGAGATTGgagtagatttgaattggatttgaatttgattgtattgaatttggattggttggacttCGTTTGGAtttatattgaatttggattacatttggatttagtttggtttggtttggataggatttggattggatatggattggattttgatttggattgagtttgaattggctttggattaaatttgaattgcatttggagtagatttggattggtttgacttggactggatttagattgaattgggattgaatttggtttggttctgataggatttggatttggatgggatttaaattttatttggattggatttggatttgatttggatttgattttaattgaatttgtattggatttgaattgcattgAGATTGGagtcgatttggattggatttgaatgtgatttgtattgaatttggatttcatttggactGTACTTAGATTTGTGCTTAACTTTGGACTTGGACTGtatttagattaaatttggattggattaaattgggttggaacggatttggattggattcctcaatccaaatccattccttTCCTCAATCCTAGATTAAACTGCGCACATTGGAAATGTGTTCCGAGAGTATGTTGAAATACATGTATTCATCTGCTTGTCATGTATTTGTGTTTTCATCATGTTTCATGCCAGAAACTTGAACTAATTTACCATCCAATTCTGGCTGAAGTTAGAGAATTTGTCAGGAATAGGCAGAGATATGGCTATTTCCGAGAAAACTGCTCCAGGAGTATTAtgataggggaaggtggtcggttgtcggcacccttttgtttttggtccgtAACTTCTGTCCAATTGCacaattaattattatttattatttttggttATTAAATTTCTAACTTGAAACACATGAGTTTTAGAGGATTAAATACAGCTGATCGATAGACAGAGGGTGGAGTCAGCGCACTTTAACTAGACTAAAAGCATCAATGTATGCAGCGTTGAAAATAAGCATCCAATCATTGTAATTATGAATGCTGACGTTATAATATCAGATAGTAGGCAGAGTTCTAAAGCTGTATGCTAAATAATAAGTAATTACCTACAATAAGATTTACAATTGGACTTCCTCGTTGATGCATTTTGCAGCATTCAGCAAGGAAAATTAAATCTATCTAGTCACACACTTTGATAATTTTATAGTTTGGTGTGTACAATAAGAGTCGCTTATTCAACTAATGTTtgcttttttttgcatttccaGTCGTCACAATTGCTTCAACTGCGGTAGTGGAACAACTCAGAAAACGTCGTCATCAAAGCTTGCTACTGTTAGTACTACAGAAAACTTCTATCAGCAAGGTAGTTCTCTAATATTCATGTAATTTAAATTTGTGTTTCAAGTACCATTTTTTCCAGAATCCTCTCAAGTTAATGAAGAGAGCACGTTTGTTCGACGTCGGACTTGGACAAAAGAAGACGCCGAGGATTATCTAAGTCGCGTGGAGTCTTCGTCCATTGAGCGAAGCAGCACTGAACAGAACGTCTCCAACCGGAGACTCACGTGGACCAAAgaagattttgaaaatgttgacattgcaAGACTGAAACAATCCAGCGTTGTAATTGAAAGACAACAGCCCATCCGTCATGAAGATAACTTGAAACCGGAAGGTGATTTTGTGAGACCAGAGAAAACGTCTTTCCAACCGGCAGAAAGACCTAAACAAATTCGTCCAGAGGATAATTTACGAACCGAAGGAATATTTGAAACTCCTGAAAAGCCAAAATATCAGCCTGGTGAAAGACAAAAGCCAATCCGCCATGATGACAACCTTCGACCGGAAGGAGATTTTGAGCGCCCTGAAAAGAGTCCATTTAGGCCAGCCGAACGCCCGAAACAGATTCGACCAGAGGACAATCTGAGACCAGAAGGAGCATTCGAGTCTCCCGACAAGCCCAAATATCAGCCAGGCGAGAGACAAAAACCAATTCGACATGATGACAATCTCCGACCTGAAGGAGATTTCGAGCGTCCTGAGAAAAGTCCATTTAGACCAGCTGAGCGTCCGAAGCAGATCCGACCAGAAGACAATCTTAGACCAGAAGGTGCCTTTGAGTCTCCTGACAAGCCAAAATACCAACCCGGTGAGAGACAAAAGCCAATCCGACATGATGATAATCTCAGACCGGAGGGTGATTTCGAACGTCCTGAGAAGAGTCCATTTAGACCAGCTGAGCGTCCGAAGCAGATACGCCCAGAAGATAATCTGAGACCAGAAGGCGCCTTCGAGTCTCCCGACAAGCCAAAATATCAACCTGGTGAGAGACAAAAGCCAATTCGACATGATGACAATCTCAGACCGGAAGGAGATTTCGAGCGTCCTGAGAAGAGTCCATTTAGACCAGCTGAGCGTCCGAAGCAGATCCGACCAGAGGACAATCTGAGACCAGAAGGCGCCTTTGAGTCTCCCGACAAGCCAAAATATCAACCTGGTGAGAGACAAAAGCCAATTCGACATGATGACAATCTCAGACCGGAAGGAGATTTCGAGCGTCCTGAAAAGAGTCCATTTAGACCAGCTGAGCGTCCGAAGCAGATTCGACCAGAGGACAATCTGAGACCAGAAGGCGCATTTGAGTCTCCTGACAAGCCAAAATACCAGCCCGGTGAGAGGCAGAAGCCCATCCGTCATGATGATAACCTCAGACCGGAAGGAGATTTCGAACGTCCTGAGAAGAGTCCATTTAGACCAGCTGAGCGTCCGAAGCAGATACGTCCAGAAGACAATCTGAGACCAGAAGGCGCTTTTGAGTCACCGGAAAagccaaaatatcaatcaaccGGGCGAGAGGCAAAAACCAATTAGACATGATGACAATCTCCGACCTGAAGGAGATTTCGAGCGTCCTGAGAAAAGTCCATTTAGACCAGCTGAGCGTCCGAAGCAGATCCGACCAGAAGACAATCTTAGACCAGAAGGTGCCTTTGAGTCTCCTGACAAGCCAAAATACCAACCCGGTGAGAGACAAAAGCCAATCCGACATGATGATAATCTCAGACCGGAGGGTGATTTCGAACGTCCTGAGAAGAGTCCATTTAGACCAGCTGAGCGTCCGAAGCAGATACGCCCAGAAGATAATCTGAGACCAGAAGGTGCCTTCGAGACTCCTGACAAGCCAAAATACCAACCCGGTGAGAGGCAGAAGCCCATCCGTCATGATGATAACCTCAGACCGGAAGGAGATTTCGAACGTCCTGAGAAGAGTCCATTTAGACCAGCTGAGCGTCCGAAGCAGATCCGACCAGAGGACAATCTGAGACCAGAAGGCGCCTTCGAGTCTCCTGACAAGCCAAAATATCAACCCGGTGAGAGACAAAAGCCAATTAGACATGATGACAATCTCAAACCGGAAGGAGATTTCGAGCGTCCTGAAAGAGTCCATTTAGACCAGCTGAGCGTCCGAAGCAGATCCGACCAGAGGACAATCTGAGACCAGAAGGCGCATTTGAATCGCCCGAAAAGCCAAAATACCAGCCCGGTGAGAGGCAGAAGCCCATCCGTCATGATGATAACCTCAGACCGGAAGGAGATTTCGAACGTCCTGAGAAGAGTCCATATAGACCAGCTGAGCGTCCGAAGCAGATCCGACCTGAGGACAATCTGAGACCAGAAGGCGCATTTGAATCTCCCGAAAAGCCAAAATATCAACCCGGTGAGAGACAGAAGCCCATCCGTCATGATGATAACCTCAGACCGGAAGGAGATTTCGAACGTCCTGAGAAGAGTCCATTTAGACCAGCTGAGCGTCCGAAGCAGATCCGACCTGAGGACAATCTGAGACCAGAAGGCGCATTTGAATCGCCCGAAAAGCCAAAATATCAACCAGGTGAGAGACAAAAGCCAATTAGACATGATGACAATCTTAGACCGGAAGGAGATTTCGAACGTCCTGAGAAGAGTCCATTTAGACCAGCTGAGCGTCCGAAACAGATTCGACCAGAGGACAATCTGAGACCAGAAGGCGCATTTGAATCGCCCGAAAAGCCAAAATACCAACCCGGTGAGAGACAGAAGCCCATCCGTCATGATGATAACCTCAGACCGGAAGGAGATTTCGAACGTCCTGAGAAGAGTCCATTTAGACCAGCTGAGCGTCCGAAACAGATTCGACCAGAGGACAATCTGAGACCTGAGGGGGATTTTGAACGCCCTCAACCATCAGTTTACCATCAATCAGAGCGATCGCAAGTTATTCGACGTGAAGATAATCTTTTCCTTGAAGGGTCGTTCGAGAGAACCGAAAAAACTATTTATGTGTCTGGTGAACGTTCAAAACCTATTAGACATGACGACAACTTGAGACCGGAAGGCGACTTCGAACGTCCAGAGAAGGCTCCATTCCGACCAGCTGAACGTCCAAAACAGATCAGACCAGAAGACAATCTTAGACCAGAAGGAGCATTCGAATCTCCCGAGAAGCCGAAATACCAACCAGGGGAGAGACAGAAGCCTATCCGTCACGATGATAATCTCAGACCGGAAGGCGACTTCGAACGTCCAGAGAAGGCTCCATTCCGACCAGCTGAACGTCCAAAACAGATCAGACCAGAAGACAATCTTAGACCAGAAGGAGCATTCGAATCTCCCGAGAAGCCGAAATACCAACCAGGGGAGAGACAGAAACCTATCCGTCACGATGATAATCTCAGACCGGAAGGCGACTTTGAACGTCCTGAGAAGGCTCCATTTCGACCAGCTGAACGTCCAAAACAGATCAGACCAGAAGACAATCTTAGACCAGAAGGAGCATTCGAATCTCCTGAGAAGCCGAAATACCAACCAGGGGAGAGACAAAAGCCTATACGTCACGATGATAATCTCAAACCGGAAGGCGACTTTGAACGTCCTGAGAAGGCTCCATTCCGACCAGCTGAGCGTCCGAAACAGGTCAGACCAGAGGACAATCTTAGACCAGAAGGAGCATTCGAATCTCCCGAGAAGCCGAAATACCAACCAGGGGAGACAAAAGCCTATACGTCACGGTGATAATCTCAAACCGGAAGGCGACTTTGAACGTCCTGAGAAGGCTCCATTCCGACCAGCTGAACGTCCGAAACAGGTCAGACCAGAGGACAATCTTAGACCTGAGGGAGATTTTGAACGCCCTCAACCATCAGTTTACCATCAAGCAGAGCGATCACAAGTTATCCGGCGCGAAGATAATCTATTCCTTGAAGGATCATTTGAGCGAACTGAAAAAACCGTTTATGTGGCTGGTGAGCGTTCGAAACCTATTAAACACGACGACAACCTAAGACCGGAAGGTGACTTCGAACGTCCAGAGAAGACTCCATTCCGTCCAGCTGAACGACCAAAGCAGGTCAGACCAGAGGATAATTTGAGACCAGAAGGAGCATTTGAATCTCCCGAGAAGCCGAAATATCAACCAGGAGAGAGGCAGAAGCCTATACGTCACGATGACAATCTCAAACCAGAAGGCGAATTTGAACGCCCCGAGAAGACTCCATTCCGACCAGCTGAACGTCCGAAACAGGTTAGACCGGAGGACAATCTTCGACCAGAAGGTACATTTGAATCTCCCGAGAAGCCGAAATATCAACCAGGAGAGAGACAGAAACCTATACGTCATGATGATAACCTCAAGCCAGAAGGAGACTTTGAACGCCCTGAGAAAGCTCCATTCCGACCTGCAGAGCGTCCAAAACAGGTGCGTCCCGAGGACAATCTCAGACCTGAGGGAGATTTTGAACGTCCTAAGCCATCAGTTTATCATCAAGCAGAACGATCACAAGTAATCCGTCACGAAGATAACTTATTCCTTGAAGGAACCTTTGAAAGAACCGAAAAAACTATTTATGTGGCTGGTGAACGTTCTAAACCAATTAAACACGACGACAACTTGAGGCCTGAAGGCGGCTTTGAGCGTCCTGAAAAGGCTCCATTCCGACCTGCTGAGCGGCCAAAACAGATTCGTCCAGAGGACAATCTTaaacctgaaggaactttcgaaacgCCTGAGAAACCGAAATACCAACCAGGCGAGAGACAGAAACCTATCCGTCACGACGACAATCTCAAACCGGAAGGAGACTTCGAAAGACCGGAGAAGTCACCATTCCGACCAGCTGAGCGTCCAAAACAAGTTCGTCCAGAAGACAACCTCAGACCAGAAGGAGCATTTGAATCACCCGAGAAGCCAAAATATCAACCAGGGGAAAGACAAAAACCCATAcgccccgatgacaatcttagAACGGAAGGAGATTTTGAGCGTCCAGTGAAGGTTCCATTTAAGCCAGCTGAACGCCCGAAACAGATTAGACCAGAGGACAATCTTAGACCAGAAGGCGCTTTTGAGTCTCCCGAAAGGCCAAAATACGAACCAGGTGAAAGGCAGAAGCCGATACGTCATGATGACAATCTCAAACCAGAAGGAGATTTTGAAAGACCCGAGAAGTCACCATTCCGACCAGCTGAGCGACCAAAACAGGTTCGTCCAGAGGACAATCTTAAACCAGAAGGAGCTGAAACACCCGAGAAGCCCAAATACCAACCAGGTGAGAGACAGAAACCTATCCGTCATGATGATAACCTAAGAACGGAAGGAGATTTCGAACGTCCTGAGAAGGTTCCATTTAGACCAGCTGAGCGCCCGAAACAGATTCGACCAGAGGACAATCTCAAACCTGAAGGAGCATTCGAGTCACCTGAAAAACCAAAATACCAACCAGGTGAAAGACAGAAGCCTATTCGTCACGACGATAATCTCAGAACAGAGGGAGATTTCGAACGGCCTGAAAAGGCTCCATTCCGTCCAGCAGAGCGTCCAAAACAAGTTCGTCCGGAAGACAATCTAAGACCCGAAGGAGCATTTGAGTCACCAGAAAAACCAAAATATCAACCTGGTGAGAGACAAAAACCCATCCGCCACGATGACAATCTTAGAACGGAAGGAGATTTCGAGCGCCCTGAGAAGGTTCCATTTAGACCAGCTGAGCGTCCGAAGCAGATTCGACCAGAGGACAATCTCAAACCTGAAGGAGCATTCGAGTCGCCTGAAAAACCAAAATATCAACCAGGTGAAAGGCAGAAGCCCATTCGTCACGACGACAATCTCAGAACAGAGGGTGATTTCGAACGGCCTGAAAAAGCTCCGTTCCGTCCAGCAGAGCGTCCAAAACAAGTTCGTCCAGAGGACAATCTCAAAccggaaggaggctttgaacGTCCTGAAAAAGCTCCATTTAGACCAGCTGAGCGACCAAAACAGATTCGACCAGAAGATAATCTGAGACCAGAAGGAGCATTCGAGTCACATGACAAACCAAAATATCAACCAGGAGAGAGACAGAAGCCCATTCGCCATGATGACAATCTCAGACCTGAAGGAGATTTTGAGAGACCTGAGAAGGCTCCATTCCGACCCGCTGAGCGGCCTAAACAGGTTCGCCCAGAAGATAATCTCAAACCGGAAGGCGAATTCGAGAGACCACAACATGTAACAATCGGCAAGGTTGAAAGATCTCAAATAGTTAAACATGAAGATAATTTGCATATGGAAGGGGTTTTCGAGAGAACTGAAAAGTCTGTTTACATTGCTGGTGAACGTCCGAAACCGATTAAACCGGACGATAATCTCAGACCAGAAGGTGATTTTACCACTCCTGAGAAAACTGAATATCGACCAGCTGAGAGACCAAAACAGGTTAAACCGGAAGATAATTTGAAACCTGAAGGGTCTTTTGAACGCCCTGCAAAACCCGGTTTCCAGCCTGCTGAAAGGCCGAAGCAAGTACGTCCATTAGATAACTTGCGACCTGAGGGTGAATTTGAACGTCCCCAGCCTGTACATCTGGGTAAGGTAGAGCGATCGCAAATTGTTCGCCATGAAGATAACTTACATCTAGAAGGAACATTTGATCGCACGGAAAAAACAGTTTATATAGCTGGTGAGCGACCAAAACCTATAAAGCCTGAAGATAACCTCAAACCGGAAGGAGAATTTACCACTCCTCAAAAGACTCAGTTCCGCCCTGCAGAACGGCCTAAGCAAGTAATTCCTAAAGATAATCTGAAACCGGAAGGTTCATTTGAATCTCCTGAGAAGCCGAAATTCCAGCCTGGAGAGCGTCAAAACCAATTCGTCACGGCGATAATCTAAAACCAGAAGGAGCATTCGAACGTCCTGAGAAGGCACCATACCAGCCAGCTGAGCGTCCAAAACAAATTCGCCCAGAAGACAATCTGAAGCCCGAAGGTACATTCGAATCTCCCGAGAAACCGGTGTATCAGCCAGGTGAGAGACAAAAGCCCATTCGCCATGGTGATAACCTGAAGCCTGAAGGCAATTTCGAGCGTCCTGAAAAATCTGCATTCCGACCTGCAGAACGTCCGATACAAGTGCGCCCAGAAGACAACTTGAGACCAGAGGGGTCATTTGAAACACCGGAAAAGCCAAAGTATCAACCAGGAGAGAGACAGAAACCTATTCGCCATGGAGATAACCTTCGCACCGAAGGAGAGTTTGAACGTCCTGAAAAATTACAATTCAAGCCCGCCGACCGCCCTAAACAGGTTCGACCTGAAGATAATCTGAAACCGGAAGGTACCTTCCAAGTACCTGATAAGCCGAAATATCAACCGGGAGAAAGACAAAACCGATACGCCATGGAGACAACCTTAAACCAGAAGGTGAGTTTGAAAGGCCTATGGAAAAACCGGGCTATCAACCAGCTGAGAGGCCAAAACAAGTGAAACCTCAAGACAATCTTCATATAGAAGGCGAGTTCCATTCATTGAAGCAATACAAAGAACAGAAACAGCGTAAAGAAGCGGAGATTAAAGAGGTTCATGAGAATGGTATTTTGGATGGTGCTGTAATGGTAACCACTCAAACTGTGACAACGATTCTCAAAGGCGACAAGCCGAAACCTACAGGTAAAACAATAACTACATCTGAAACAAAAGACAATACTAGTCTGTCGCTTGCATCCGAACGGCACCAGAAACAAATCACTTCTTCAACTTCGCACATCCACCAAGCTGATGTGAATCAGCAGCATCTGGCTCAGAACATTATCGATTCGAGAACAATTCAGAATGTTGACGGACAGACTATATCTAAAGATACTCAAGAACGCATTCATTCTGGAACAGTTGAAAAGACTTCGATGAGAGGAACTTCGTCAGCGCATACtcaatcaatgaaaaatataattcagGGTACGAACATTCAGGAACAACATGCAACGCACAAAACATCAAAATCGTCTACAGGTCAGCATATTATTCATACATCGGACACAACGTTTGGAGTTCCTCTTGGACATGGCCCTCATGATGTAAATATTACGTCTGAAACGATCAAAAGCACTAGGCAAGGAACTGACAATCACCATAATAATGTATCCTCGCAACATCTTACCAGTGGAAAAACGTCTACATCAACTGCTTATTCATCGTCGACCACATCCCAGAAGGTTATTCATTCTGGCGAACTCCATGAACACCACGGACATCATCAACTTCATACATCGAAAAATGTTGTGCCGCAATCGGATGTACAGCAGAAGATATCGTCACAACAACATATATCTGGCAAGACATCAGACCATAAAACGTCGTCTACCAGTCAGAATATTGTCTTCTCATCGGACGATTCACATGGTACACCTGCAGGACGTGCTACATCGCACGAGCATTATTCAGGATCGAGCGCTTCTTCAGCAAGTCAGCGTGTAATTATCGATGGGAATGTCGTCACGGACAAAACAGTCGCCCATCAGTCAGGACTCGAGAAGGTTGTTGAGGATGGAGTGGTTAAGGTTGATAAATCGTTCAATGAGAAACGATCGTCTGGATTCGATGGAAAAGTGTCATTGCAAGGCT comes from Armigeres subalbatus isolate Guangzhou_Male chromosome 2, GZ_Asu_2, whole genome shotgun sequence and encodes:
- the LOC134211933 gene encoding LOW QUALITY PROTEIN: titin-like (The sequence of the model RefSeq protein was modified relative to this genomic sequence to represent the inferred CDS: inserted 4 bases in 4 codons; deleted 1 base in 1 codon), with protein sequence MGIKKRDERDKLKSQSLIDSEKIIHSVAGGTELSTTGTDVHQQGSSTTYTSSSTSSSSKTQKASSSSTSKNVIEHVAVSGAHDMSQKMSESKTNMGGGTSVKESQQGHKFSESKSQIGSKQIDNIIQEIKYIASDTVDSTKRISTVQKVSDSSKSDKELREALTNFDEVAKATISDIQGSTKSHISGNVSSVSKSMSSSKMVQSGSSSSTVNNSAIKTHQSSMSSSEKMISDQSSSSAQQTSSSLMKSSNMTSSKTQSSSTSNTILDSSTFHSDSADIKMLKSDSNAKDTKLTIGSQLRDLGGDHSILQQSSTYHVDGSGGKHYADSQSYSMAEKNAPTTEIIYDSAGNKITNTKSSSKSAQGFSSSTFQTSGGTYIGPSGENVIQSSSSTHDSKHATSSSSTYMSTSASDQKISSSSNKSISAHQNTNLKSSVIDSTSLENYKIQDSSQQVDNNMLTRDVSAHTISSLSSAHDSLGNTIQSTQLATESSQDTSSHLNQHAESTKTYESSSHFEKMDEKSSSRKKVTDFYEQRESNSSILKRKTYDEKVRRLNLIDQKIVPKDVIIQDIQDDVTNVTRTSFEAKLFNPKTKRWELVDQKTILEKDITVSIPEEIVHELEVERPELANITTTIQLTKVYDAKTKQWTTVDQKKHTDVLEKISYLEESRGRTELNESERVKNLQSIDTVDKVIIKDRSDLNKLNRQSEKVVKEQCICEICTCGRHNCFNCGSGTTQKTSSSKLATVSTTENFYQQESSQVNEESTFVRRRTWTKEDAEDYLSRVESSSIERSSTEQNVSNRRLTWTKEDFENVDIARLKQSSVVIERQQPIRHEDNLKPEGDFVRPEKTSFQPAERPKQIRPEDNLRTEGIFETPEKPKYQPGERQKPIRHDDNLRPEGDFERPEKSPFRPAERPKQIRPEDNLRPEGAFESPDKPKYQPGERQKPIRHDDNLRPEGDFERPEKSPFRPAERPKQIRPEDNLRPEGAFESPDKPKYQPGERQKPIRHDDNLRPEGDFERPEKSPFRPAERPKQIRPEDNLRPEGAFESPDKPKYQPGERQKPIRHDDNLRPEGDFERPEKSPFRPAERPKQIRPEDNLRPEGAFESPDKPKYQPGERQKPIRHDDNLRPEGDFERPEKSPFRPAERPKQIRPEDNLRPEGAFESPDKPKYQPGERQKPIRHDDNLRPEGDFERPEKSPFRPAERPKQIRPEDNLRPEGAFESPEKPKYNQPGERQKPIRHDDNLRPEGDFERPEKSPFRPAERPKQIRPEDNLRPEGAFESPDKPKYQPGERQKPIRHDDNLRPEGDFERPEKSPFRPAERPKQIRPEDNLRPEGAFETPDKPKYQPGERQKPIRHDDNLRPEGDFERPEKSPFRPAERPKQIRPEDNLRPEGAFESPDKPKYQPGERQKPIRHDDNLKPEGDFERPERXPFRPAERPKQIRPEDNLRPEGAFESPEKPKYQPGERQKPIRHDDNLRPEGDFERPEKSPYRPAERPKQIRPEDNLRPEGAFESPEKPKYQPGERQKPIRHDDNLRPEGDFERPEKSPFRPAERPKQIRPEDNLRPEGAFESPEKPKYQPGERQKPIRHDDNLRPEGDFERPEKSPFRPAERPKQIRPEDNLRPEGAFESPEKPKYQPGERQKPIRHDDNLRPEGDFERPEKSPFRPAERPKQIRPEDNLRPEGDFERPQPSVYHQSERSQVIRREDNLFLEGSFERTEKTIYVSGERSKPIRHDDNLRPEGDFERPEKAPFRPAERPKQIRPEDNLRPEGAFESPEKPKYQPGERQKPIRHDDNLRPEGDFERPEKAPFRPAERPKQIRPEDNLRPEGAFESPEKPKYQPGERQKPIRHDDNLRPEGDFERPEKAPFRPAERPKQIRPEDNLRPEGAFESPEKPKYQPGERQKPIRHDDNLKPEGDFERPEKAPFRPAERPKQVRPEDNLRPEGAFESPEKPKYQPGETKRSKPIKHDDNLRPEGDFERPEKTPFRPAERPKQVRPEDNLRPEGAFESPEKPKYQPGERQKPIRHDDNLKPEGEFERPEKTPFRPAERPKQVRPEDNLRPEGTFESPEKPKYQPGERQKPIRHDDNLKPEGDFERPEKAPFRPAERPKQVRPEDNLRPEGDFERPKPSVYHQAERSQVIRHEDNLFLEGTFERTEKTIYVAGERSKPIKHDDNLRPEGGFERPEKAPFRPAERPKQIRPEDNLKPEGTFETPEKPKYQPGERQKPIRHDDNLKPEGDFERPEKSPFRPAERPKQVRPEDNLRPEGAFESPEKPKYQPGERQKPIRPDDNLRTEGDFERPVKVPFKPAERPKQIRPEDNLRPEGAFESPERPKYEPGERQKPIRHDDNLKPEGDFERPEKSPFRPAERPKQVRPEDNLKPEGAETPEKPKYQPGERQKPIRHDDNLRTEGDFERPEKVPFRPAERPKQIRPEDNLKPEGAFESPEKPKYQPGERQKPIRHDDNLRTEGDFERPEKAPFRPAERPKQVRPEDNLRPEGAFESPEKPKYQPGERQKPIRHDDNLRTEGDFERPEKVPFRPAERPKQIRPEDNLKPEGAFESPEKPKYQPGERQKPIRHGDNLKPEGNFERPEKSAFRPAERPIQVRPEDNLRPEGSFETPEKPKYQPGERQKPIRHGDNLRTEGEFERPEKLQFKPADRPKQVRPEDNLKPEGTFQVPDKPKYQPGERXKPIRHGDNLKPEGEFERPMEKPGYQPAERPKQVKPQDNLHIEGEFHSLKQYKEQKQRKEAEIKEVHENGILDGAVMVTTQTVTTILKGDKPKPTGKTITTSETKDNTSLSLASERHQKQITSSTSHIHQADVNQQHLAQNIIDSRTIQNVDGQTISKDTQERIHSGTVEKTSMRGTSSAHTQSMKNIIQGTNIQEQHATHKTSKSSTGQHIIHTSDTTFGVPLGHGPHDVNITSETIKSTRQGTDNHHNNVSSQHLTSGKTSTSTAYSSSTTSQKVIHSGELHEHHGHHQLHTSKNVVPQSDVQQKISSQQHISGKTSDHKTSSTSQNIVFSSDDSHGTPAGRATSHEHYSGSSASSASQRVIIDGNVVTDKTVAHQSGLEKVVEDGVVKVDKSFNEKRSSGFDGKVSLQGYDSTKTITGKERSKNNIIHGSSAQQDQYRNGVDKGGRTVVDDGTTQVQVKKLVGGKWVTRTITEKVSNAHDVQSDKRSAVSKQVIKSSSNSNISQHSSSSQSTKLVGGKLVYVKDSSDSTDNSHKTGRNQQRGSSSIHLGEENSSISKHSTTSKIIGGKLVHVTANEGKGSNIASTVNGAHSKSVDNITHSGSTSVTKSSKTESSETKRTDSSKXSQIMSHDSATHGDEKLYNRKSTFSSENAGNSILCRQQQSNVHPSNASSMSVSGSIQRKSISNLNDSAMYSTTNRTSYSSLHRRXKESADSRMQNYLKTIESGTINSRAKLQPCPPPTLNTSTNVTTSSSTIGQHSSNMQQTKVLRDYHAALNTTKSSTKSNASSISFGDDNRFHGTSSYKMQYVQQNDGRCPAHAINDNHKISKVTKQHTYYMHDRR